A window from Neobacillus sp. PS3-40 encodes these proteins:
- a CDS encoding ABC transporter permease produces the protein MNKLIQNEMMKLIAKKRLLVIAAIIAVLVILFTYAQYKEVQTQREKLGTSDWRTTLQQQIVDTTNRLSSSRISEEWKKQLQVTLQQEQYYLDKDINPSEPGAPTFIRIFLENSIDLFLPLMVMVIASDLVSSEHSLGSIKLLLTRPVKRWRVLFSKYISLCLAISLIVAITGILSYLISGSIFGYKGWGTPILTGFSVTDAGLNTSAVKVLDLWQFLLMDFGLVWFVAIVVGTLSFMLSVLIRSTAAGMGVMLAALISGAILSNMVSSWTSAKYLFMVNLRLTDYLKGAAPPIEGMTLSFSLLVLLAWWAVSLFVAFFVFTKRDVY, from the coding sequence TTGAATAAACTTATCCAAAACGAAATGATGAAGTTAATCGCCAAGAAGAGGTTACTTGTCATTGCTGCCATTATTGCTGTTCTAGTGATTTTGTTTACATACGCACAATATAAAGAAGTACAAACCCAAAGGGAAAAGTTAGGAACAAGTGATTGGAGAACCACTTTACAGCAACAAATTGTCGATACGACTAATCGGTTAAGTTCGAGCCGAATTTCTGAAGAATGGAAAAAACAGTTGCAAGTTACTTTGCAACAGGAACAATATTATCTTGACAAAGATATCAATCCATCAGAGCCAGGGGCTCCGACTTTTATAAGAATATTCCTTGAAAATTCAATTGATTTATTTTTACCATTAATGGTCATGGTCATTGCAAGTGATCTTGTCTCTTCTGAACATAGTTTGGGTTCGATAAAACTCTTGTTGACAAGACCAGTCAAAAGATGGAGGGTACTGTTCAGTAAATATATTTCCCTTTGCTTGGCAATTTCATTAATTGTAGCGATAACAGGAATACTGTCCTATTTGATCTCTGGATCAATATTTGGTTATAAAGGATGGGGAACCCCAATATTAACAGGCTTCTCAGTCACAGATGCAGGTCTAAACACCTCTGCTGTAAAAGTTCTTGATCTATGGCAGTTTTTATTAATGGATTTTGGGCTTGTCTGGTTTGTTGCCATCGTTGTAGGTACGTTATCTTTTATGCTTTCTGTTTTAATTCGAAGTACGGCCGCAGGTATGGGTGTAATGCTTGCAGCTTTAATATCTGGTGCCATTTTAAGCAACATGGTGTCATCTTGGACATCAGCAAAGTATTTGTTCATGGTAAATTTGCGCCTTACGGATTATTTAAAAGGAGCAGCACCACCGATTGAAGGAATGACCCTGTCGTTTTCATTGCTGGTTTTATTAGCTTGGTGGGCAGTCTCCTTGTTTGTTGCGTTTTTTGTCTTTACAAAAAGAGATGTTTATTAA
- a CDS encoding CAP domain-containing protein, producing MNYKKTKLAIASTLLISLGACAQKNAGDQFGPRNVNNPRNVSTGDLNGRYVGPQDYSLNGQRNVGTRDYDLNRTRNMSTRDLDLTRPRNVSTGDLKYPMQNMNVSDHNSTTEIQPMNNGFITIDQNSYSTSMASHQFPHSKKIQQGNFWYYSFQPEVVKQRTGMIPQQPKNGVVTPPTTRGQAAPAPTQAPTEIGKVALQVIELTNVERKKNGLPPLKADASLSKVAQTKSNDMETKHYFSHTSPTYGSPFDMMRDFGVTYRTAGENIAMGQPTAQEVVNAWMNSEGHRKNILSANYTNIGVGYTQAGNYWSQMFIGK from the coding sequence GTGAATTATAAAAAGACAAAGCTGGCAATAGCCTCTACTCTATTGATTTCCCTTGGTGCCTGTGCTCAAAAAAATGCGGGTGATCAGTTTGGGCCAAGAAACGTAAATAATCCTAGAAATGTATCAACAGGGGATTTGAATGGGCGATATGTCGGTCCACAGGACTACAGTTTAAATGGGCAGCGTAATGTGGGTACACGCGACTACGATTTAAATAGAACACGAAATATGAGTACGAGGGATCTAGATCTAACAAGACCACGAAATGTTTCAACAGGTGATCTTAAGTATCCAATGCAAAATATGAATGTTTCGGATCACAATTCAACAACAGAAATACAACCAATGAACAATGGTTTTATAACAATTGATCAAAATTCATATAGTACTTCAATGGCAAGTCATCAGTTTCCACATAGCAAAAAGATTCAACAGGGTAATTTTTGGTATTACTCATTTCAACCAGAAGTCGTTAAACAAAGAACTGGGATGATACCACAACAGCCTAAAAATGGAGTAGTAACTCCTCCAACAACCAGGGGGCAGGCAGCTCCTGCACCAACTCAGGCACCAACTGAAATTGGTAAGGTAGCACTGCAGGTAATTGAACTAACAAATGTTGAAAGAAAGAAAAATGGTCTTCCACCACTTAAAGCAGATGCGTCTTTGAGTAAGGTTGCCCAAACAAAATCAAATGATATGGAAACAAAGCATTACTTTTCACATACCAGTCCAACTTATGGATCTCCTTTTGATATGATGAGGGACTTCGGTGTTACTTATCGTACAGCTGGCGAGAATATCGCAATGGGGCAGCCAACTGCTCAAGAAGTGGTAAATGCATGGATGAACAGTGAGGGGCATCGCAAAAACATCTTAAGTGCAAATTATACAAACATTGGTGTCGGCTATACCCAAGCAGGGAATTACTGGTCCCAAATGTTTATCGGTAAATAG
- a CDS encoding twin-arginine translocase TatA/TatE family subunit encodes MFSNIGVPGLILILVVALVIFGPNKLPEIGRAFGKSIREFKKATDGLADDIREEFKEDIKEVKEGKVDIRK; translated from the coding sequence ATGTTTTCAAATATTGGCGTACCCGGTCTTATTTTGATTCTTGTTGTAGCATTAGTCATTTTTGGACCCAATAAACTTCCTGAAATTGGACGTGCTTTCGGGAAATCAATCCGTGAATTTAAAAAAGCCACTGATGGATTGGCTGATGATATTAGAGAAGAATTTAAAGAAGATATTAAAGAGGTAAAAGAAGGAAAAGTTGATATAAGAAAATAG
- the dltD gene encoding D-alanyl-lipoteichoic acid biosynthesis protein DltD — MKKVFFAPLILAFLVLFILVIIPNKWIENLIPKSRINEAATELNLFMFQGKYVQGKMLESDHYLPMYGSSELARLDQFHPSNYFKENNEGFTPFLIGRGGTESLIHFLNLTEHTSQLKGKKMVFVLSPQWFQPKGADESHFVPNYSTLQGYDLAFNHKIDPKLKKMAIKRLLTYSPVQNDQMLSTLYEAEISNNTSKQREASLLKPFAKVYRGLLEKKDLYYTLAGGFHRHRVISSKVKGKSWTQLEKEANQIGAKDSKNNHFYVTDSQYNKIKQRVPSLKNYKTGATYGKSVEYHDFQLVLDLLKESGAKPLFISVPVNGRWYDYTGFPKAGRTAYYKRIKQQIEAEGFQIADFSGHEYDPYFMKDTIHIGWKGWVYTDQAIQNFYEDNNKALVKAK, encoded by the coding sequence ATGAAAAAAGTATTCTTTGCACCATTAATTCTAGCATTTCTAGTTTTATTTATTCTCGTTATTATTCCAAATAAATGGATTGAGAATCTAATTCCAAAAAGTCGAATTAATGAAGCCGCAACAGAATTGAATCTATTCATGTTCCAAGGAAAATATGTTCAAGGTAAAATGCTCGAAAGTGATCACTATCTTCCAATGTATGGTTCATCAGAACTTGCTAGATTAGATCAATTCCATCCATCAAACTACTTCAAAGAGAATAATGAGGGATTTACCCCCTTCTTGATCGGTAGAGGTGGAACTGAGTCTCTGATTCATTTTCTCAATTTAACAGAACATACTAGCCAGCTAAAAGGGAAAAAAATGGTGTTTGTTTTATCACCACAATGGTTTCAACCAAAGGGTGCTGACGAATCCCATTTTGTTCCTAATTATTCCACTTTACAGGGATATGATTTAGCATTCAACCATAAGATTGATCCTAAATTAAAGAAAATGGCGATTAAGCGCCTTTTAACGTATTCCCCTGTTCAAAATGATCAAATGCTTTCTACACTGTATGAAGCAGAAATCTCTAATAACACATCGAAACAGCGTGAAGCCTCACTATTAAAACCGTTTGCAAAAGTTTATAGAGGACTTCTAGAGAAAAAGGATTTATATTATACATTGGCCGGAGGATTTCACCGCCATCGTGTTATTAGTTCAAAGGTAAAGGGTAAATCTTGGACCCAATTAGAAAAGGAAGCAAATCAAATTGGTGCAAAAGATTCGAAGAACAATCACTTTTATGTAACCGATTCGCAGTACAATAAAATAAAACAGCGTGTTCCTTCATTAAAAAATTATAAAACAGGTGCAACTTACGGTAAATCTGTTGAATATCATGACTTTCAGTTAGTGTTGGACCTACTAAAGGAATCAGGTGCTAAGCCACTTTTTATTTCTGTTCCTGTAAATGGAAGATGGTATGATTATACCGGTTTTCCTAAGGCTGGGCGAACCGCTTATTACAAGCGGATCAAGCAACAGATTGAAGCAGAAGGATTTCAAATTGCCGACTTCTCTGGACATGAATATGACCCTTATTTTATGAAGGATACCATTCATATAGGTTGGAAAGGCTGGGTTTATACAGATCAAGCAATTCAAAATTTTTATGAAGATAACAATAAGGCACTCGTCAAGGCAAAATAG
- the dltC gene encoding D-alanine--poly(phosphoribitol) ligase subunit DltC encodes MEFTNQVIELLAEICQDDVVKEDPNMDLFDSALLDSFGTVELLVQIEERFGIMVPITEFDRDTWNTPNNIAKQLADFK; translated from the coding sequence ATGGAATTTACAAATCAAGTCATTGAATTATTAGCTGAAATTTGTCAGGATGATGTTGTTAAAGAAGATCCAAATATGGACTTATTCGATTCAGCCCTTCTTGATTCATTTGGAACGGTTGAACTTCTTGTCCAAATCGAAGAACGCTTCGGTATTATGGTACCGATAACTGAATTTGACCGTGATACGTGGAATACACCGAATAATATCGCCAAACAGTTGGCTGATTTTAAATGA
- the dltB gene encoding D-alanyl-lipoteichoic acid biosynthesis protein DltB, translating into MTPYGSFTFFFILAILLAPTVILGLKGKRIHSYNMFISILALALIFSTRLNGAIALLIFTAWQVLLITTYIAYRKKSNSGIIFVIAVLASIMPLVLSKFLPYFSQVNWIGFLGISYLTFKGTQLVIETRDGLIKNNIPITRLLYFILFFPTISSGPIDRYRRFDKDLTLELTGDQYKLLLYDGINKIFLGFLYKFIIGYSINHFFIANLRFIATSDFQNHLFYMYGYSLYLFFDFAGYSAFAVGVSYIMGIKSPENFNKPFISRNIKDFWNRWHMSLSFWFRDYVYMRFVFWMTKKKWIKNRNIVSNLGYILLFLLMGVWHGLEIQYILYGVYHALIMVVYNAFERFNKKHKWWPQNKFTHVAAVIITFHFVCFGFYIFSGQLF; encoded by the coding sequence ATGACACCATATGGCTCTTTTACATTCTTTTTTATATTAGCTATCCTTCTAGCACCTACTGTTATTCTTGGTCTAAAAGGGAAAAGAATTCATTCTTATAACATGTTTATCTCCATTCTTGCTCTGGCACTTATTTTTTCAACAAGATTGAACGGTGCGATTGCTTTACTAATATTCACAGCTTGGCAGGTTTTACTGATTACTACTTATATTGCATACCGAAAAAAGTCAAATAGTGGGATTATTTTTGTTATCGCTGTTTTGGCTTCGATCATGCCACTTGTTTTATCCAAATTTTTACCTTATTTTTCACAGGTAAATTGGATCGGCTTTCTAGGTATTTCGTATTTAACATTTAAAGGAACCCAATTGGTTATAGAGACGAGAGATGGTTTGATTAAAAATAATATTCCGATCACACGTCTCCTCTATTTTATCCTTTTCTTCCCGACGATTTCATCCGGCCCAATTGATCGGTATCGTCGTTTTGATAAGGATCTAACTCTTGAATTAACTGGAGATCAATATAAACTACTTCTTTATGATGGTATCAATAAAATCTTTCTTGGTTTTTTATATAAGTTTATTATTGGCTACTCTATCAATCACTTTTTTATAGCAAACTTACGATTTATCGCAACTAGTGACTTTCAAAATCATCTATTCTATATGTATGGATATAGTCTATATCTATTCTTTGATTTTGCCGGGTACAGTGCATTTGCAGTTGGAGTTAGCTATATTATGGGGATTAAATCTCCAGAAAACTTTAATAAACCGTTTATTAGCCGCAATATCAAAGATTTCTGGAATCGCTGGCATATGAGTCTATCATTCTGGTTTCGCGATTATGTTTATATGCGCTTTGTCTTTTGGATGACGAAAAAAAAATGGATTAAAAACCGAAATATTGTTTCCAACCTAGGTTATATTCTGTTATTTTTATTAATGGGCGTTTGGCATGGCCTAGAAATTCAATATATTCTTTACGGAGTCTATCATGCATTGATAATGGTTGTTTATAACGCTTTTGAACGCTTTAACAAGAAGCATAAATGGTGGCCGCAGAATAAGTTTACACATGTTGCCGCTGTAATCATTACATTCCACTTTGTCTGTTTTGGTTTTTATATTTTCTCAGGTCAATTATTTTAA
- the dltA gene encoding D-alanine--poly(phosphoribitol) ligase subunit DltA, whose product MRLLNTIKDFAFTHSDTIAFTSPKNKLSYGELWNQSEQIADHMLKQHLQAGSPILVYGHMEPEMLVSFLGCVKSGHPYIPIDTSIPMDRIEKIIESSQSKYFINVSSLPIVIESSSIQIASYDEIITIDSIVADVDPENWVKEEENFYIIYTSGSTGNPKGVQISANNLQSFVDWMVKDFPINGSLQFLNQAPFSFDLSVMDLYPALASTGSIFAITKEMIAKPKMLFEALKNSNMQVWTSTPSFVQMCLMDPMFCEELLPELRVFLFCGEILPVTIAEQLLARFPKARIFNTYGPTEATVAVTSVEVIPEILKKYPSLPVGTPKCDTQILLVNEDGVEVSDGEKGEIIIVGPSVSKGYLGQKELSSKAFFSFNEKMAYKTGDAGYKENGMLFYKGRMDFQIKLHGYRMELEEIEHHISKSQYVKLVVVIPVFQNEKIEYLTAAIVANEHGFEKEYQLTSAIKKELSTLLPAYMIPRKFSYYQDLPITPNGKIDRKLIQEKVFV is encoded by the coding sequence ATGAGATTATTAAATACAATAAAAGATTTTGCTTTTACACATTCTGACACTATAGCCTTTACTTCACCTAAAAATAAACTCTCTTATGGTGAACTTTGGAACCAATCAGAACAAATTGCTGATCATATGCTCAAACAACATCTTCAAGCAGGTTCACCCATTTTAGTTTATGGGCATATGGAACCAGAAATGCTTGTATCTTTTTTGGGTTGTGTAAAATCAGGGCATCCTTATATTCCAATTGACACATCCATCCCAATGGATCGTATTGAGAAAATAATCGAAAGCTCACAGTCAAAATACTTTATTAATGTTTCAAGTCTGCCAATTGTAATTGAGAGTTCTTCTATCCAGATTGCTTCTTATGACGAAATTATAACGATAGATTCAATAGTTGCAGATGTTGATCCAGAAAACTGGGTCAAAGAAGAGGAGAATTTCTATATTATCTATACTTCAGGGAGTACTGGAAATCCTAAGGGCGTGCAAATTTCCGCCAATAATCTGCAAAGCTTTGTTGATTGGATGGTGAAGGATTTCCCGATTAATGGATCCCTTCAATTTCTTAACCAAGCACCCTTCTCTTTTGATTTATCTGTTATGGATCTTTACCCGGCTTTAGCGAGTACCGGTAGCATCTTTGCAATCACAAAAGAAATGATTGCCAAACCGAAGATGTTATTTGAAGCCTTGAAAAATTCCAATATGCAAGTTTGGACGTCAACACCTTCATTCGTGCAAATGTGTTTAATGGATCCCATGTTTTGTGAAGAACTCCTCCCAGAATTAAGAGTTTTTCTATTCTGTGGCGAAATTTTACCAGTAACGATTGCCGAACAGTTGTTAGCAAGGTTCCCGAAAGCAAGAATATTTAATACGTATGGGCCGACCGAAGCCACGGTTGCAGTAACATCTGTTGAAGTTATCCCTGAAATCTTGAAAAAATATCCGAGTCTTCCCGTTGGTACGCCTAAGTGTGATACGCAAATCTTGCTTGTAAATGAAGATGGGGTAGAAGTTTCAGACGGTGAAAAAGGTGAGATTATCATTGTAGGTCCAAGTGTAAGTAAGGGTTATTTAGGCCAAAAAGAGCTATCAAGTAAAGCTTTCTTCTCCTTCAACGAAAAAATGGCATATAAAACAGGCGATGCTGGCTATAAAGAAAATGGAATGCTCTTTTATAAAGGGAGAATGGATTTTCAAATCAAATTACATGGCTACCGAATGGAATTAGAGGAGATTGAACACCATATTTCAAAGTCGCAATACGTCAAATTGGTCGTTGTAATCCCTGTTTTCCAAAATGAGAAAATCGAGTATTTAACTGCTGCGATCGTAGCTAACGAACATGGGTTTGAAAAAGAGTATCAGCTGACAAGTGCAATTAAAAAAGAGCTGTCTACCCTGCTCCCAGCCTACATGATCCCTAGGAAGTTCTCTTATTATCAAGACCTTCCGATCACACCAAACGGAAAAATTGATCGAAAACTAATTCAAGAAAAGGTATTTGTATGA
- the dltX gene encoding teichoic acid D-Ala incorporation-associated protein DltX, with amino-acid sequence MLTKWKSFFQNQHVKWTSRFLYYLLILLLLFFMYGFNDASAGSYIYNDF; translated from the coding sequence ATGCTTACTAAATGGAAAAGTTTTTTTCAAAATCAACATGTTAAATGGACTAGCCGGTTCTTGTATTATTTACTGATTCTCCTTTTATTGTTTTTTATGTATGGTTTTAACGATGCAAGTGCTGGCTCCTATATATATAACGATTTCTAA
- a CDS encoding sigma-70 family RNA polymerase sigma factor, producing the protein MVSDLHEIISLAKKGDQHAFRHLVTVYKGTVFRHAFALLNDRMEAEDVTQEAFVKIYFSLPKLENEYAFVSWLTKVVTNLCYDKNKKLTKKKAAESEELDENVVSKGPSPIDQTVIKITIKEALQNIPLDQRNALILREIQGYSYSEISEMLEIPLGTVKSRINAARENLRKELQKG; encoded by the coding sequence GTGGTAAGTGATTTACATGAAATAATTTCCCTGGCCAAGAAAGGGGATCAACATGCTTTCAGGCACTTGGTTACGGTCTATAAAGGCACCGTTTTCCGTCATGCATTTGCCTTATTGAATGATCGAATGGAGGCTGAGGATGTTACTCAAGAAGCGTTTGTTAAAATTTATTTTTCCTTGCCAAAGCTTGAAAATGAATATGCCTTTGTCTCATGGCTGACAAAAGTTGTGACAAATCTCTGCTATGATAAAAATAAAAAATTGACTAAGAAAAAAGCTGCAGAATCAGAAGAACTTGATGAAAATGTGGTTTCAAAGGGTCCATCGCCAATTGATCAAACGGTTATAAAAATAACTATAAAAGAAGCATTGCAAAATATACCATTGGACCAAAGAAATGCTTTAATTTTAAGAGAAATACAGGGTTACTCCTATTCGGAAATTAGTGAGATGTTAGAAATTCCACTTGGCACTGTAAAATCACGAATTAACGCTGCTCGGGAGAACTTGCGGAAAGAACTACAAAAAGGGTGA
- a CDS encoding zf-HC2 domain-containing protein, producing the protein MSEHIGELLSLYIDEEISGDEKCLVEKHLANCPDCQNELYELSFLKNQLTAEYQFLDIPDLIEDQIMAKISQRLAVNTSRIFNRNALLVMITFSLLFIVMTGPFLTMGLHIFHTLFSIGSGLVYAIPSILSAIPYVIEVVSIILFVLIILAVIALRFVVKTMGNTVRTGDL; encoded by the coding sequence ATGTCTGAACATATTGGAGAATTACTCTCATTATATATTGATGAAGAAATAAGCGGGGATGAAAAGTGTTTAGTGGAAAAGCATTTAGCCAATTGTCCCGATTGTCAAAATGAATTATATGAATTATCTTTTTTAAAGAACCAACTGACTGCGGAATATCAGTTTTTAGATATTCCAGATTTGATTGAGGATCAAATAATGGCTAAAATTTCACAAAGGTTAGCAGTGAACACTTCCCGTATATTTAATCGGAATGCACTACTTGTGATGATAACTTTTAGTTTGTTGTTTATTGTGATGACTGGTCCATTCTTAACAATGGGACTTCATATTTTCCATACACTCTTTAGTATTGGAAGTGGGCTAGTTTATGCAATTCCATCCATTCTTTCTGCTATTCCGTATGTAATTGAGGTTGTTTCAATTATATTGTTTGTTTTGATCATTTTGGCTGTTATTGCCCTTAGGTTTGTAGTGAAAACAATGGGAAACACGGTAAGGACGGGGGATCTGTAA
- a CDS encoding C40 family peptidase yields the protein MVVANLSKGILASLSIFTLVIAFLFTPFLHKAEASTSWGQEVTAVAELYLGNAYNWGGNTPTGFDASGYTQYVFKNSAAELNLPHSSKAQYKLGTAILQKNLLEGDLVFFKTGGENVNFVGIYLGNDKFLAVTKNKGVSIQSIHSTYWKDRYVGAKRVLKQDE from the coding sequence ATGGTAGTGGCAAATTTGTCTAAAGGCATTCTAGCAAGTCTTTCTATCTTTACACTAGTTATAGCCTTTCTTTTCACTCCATTCCTTCATAAAGCAGAAGCATCTACTTCATGGGGGCAAGAAGTGACAGCGGTTGCAGAGCTATATCTTGGAAATGCATATAACTGGGGTGGGAATACACCGACAGGTTTTGATGCATCTGGTTATACTCAATATGTTTTTAAAAATTCTGCTGCTGAACTGAATCTACCACATTCCTCAAAAGCACAATACAAACTTGGGACAGCAATTCTTCAAAAAAACCTTTTAGAAGGAGATTTAGTTTTCTTTAAAACGGGCGGAGAAAATGTCAACTTTGTTGGAATCTATCTAGGAAACGACAAATTCTTAGCTGTAACCAAGAATAAAGGAGTCTCTATCCAGTCTATACATTCAACATATTGGAAGGATCGGTATGTAGGAGCAAAAAGAGTATTAAAACAAGATGAATAG
- a CDS encoding M42 family metallopeptidase — protein sequence MNYPDTEQTMKLVANLVSIPSPTGNTYEVITFVEKFLNELQIKTMRNHKGGLIATIEGNDSSKHRMLTAHVDTLGAMVKEVKASGRLKIDLIGGFKFNSIEGEYCQIETNSGKKYTGTILMHQTSVHVYKDADKIERNQENIEVRIDEKVHNAEDVKALGIEVGDFISFDPRVQVTSSGFIKCRHLDDKASVAILMQLIKQIKTENISLPYTTHFLISNNEEIGYGGNSNIPEETVEYLAVDMGAIGDGQSTDEYTVSICAKDASGPYHYELRKKLVQLAEENHIPYKLDLYPFYGSDASAAIRSGHDIVHGLIGPGIDSSHAFERTHQSSIENTAKLLYHYVQSNLI from the coding sequence ATGAACTACCCAGATACAGAACAGACCATGAAATTAGTAGCTAATTTAGTTTCAATTCCAAGCCCTACTGGTAATACATATGAAGTGATTACATTTGTTGAAAAGTTTTTAAATGAATTACAAATTAAGACGATGAGAAATCATAAAGGTGGATTAATTGCGACGATTGAGGGAAATGATTCCAGTAAACATCGAATGCTGACAGCCCATGTGGATACACTTGGTGCCATGGTTAAAGAAGTAAAGGCAAGTGGTCGGCTCAAAATTGATTTAATTGGTGGATTTAAATTCAACTCCATTGAAGGAGAATATTGTCAGATCGAAACAAACAGTGGAAAAAAATATACAGGTACTATCCTTATGCATCAAACTTCTGTTCATGTCTACAAAGATGCTGATAAAATAGAACGAAATCAAGAAAACATTGAAGTACGGATCGATGAGAAAGTACATAACGCTGAAGATGTTAAGGCGCTTGGTATTGAGGTTGGTGATTTTATCTCCTTTGACCCACGTGTGCAAGTGACATCAAGTGGCTTTATTAAATGCCGTCATTTAGATGACAAAGCTAGCGTTGCGATCCTCATGCAACTAATCAAACAGATTAAAACTGAAAACATTTCCTTACCATACACCACCCATTTCTTAATTTCCAATAATGAAGAAATTGGTTATGGCGGCAATTCTAATATTCCAGAGGAAACAGTTGAATATTTGGCTGTTGATATGGGTGCCATTGGAGATGGACAATCAACGGATGAATATACAGTTTCGATTTGCGCGAAGGACGCAAGTGGCCCTTATCACTATGAATTAAGGAAAAAATTAGTTCAGCTGGCCGAAGAAAATCATATTCCATACAAATTGGATCTCTACCCATTTTACGGTTCAGATGCCTCTGCCGCTATTCGCTCTGGACATGATATTGTTCATGGTTTAATTGGTCCTGGCATTGATTCCTCACATGCCTTTGAACGTACTCATCAATCCTCAATCGAGAATACGGCAAAACTTTTATATCATTATGTCCAATCAAATTTAATCTAA
- a CDS encoding ZIP family metal transporter → MIDFFSNLDPILQALLATCFTWGMTALGAALVFTTKKVNQKLLDGMLGFAAGVMIAASFWSLISPALEMSEGGPLPKWFPAAVGFLLGGMFLMVIDKVLPHLHPNAPIEEAEGIHPTKRHRSTLLVLAITLHNIPEGLAVGVAFGAVAAGFGSATLAAALSLAIGIGIQNFPEGVAVSMPLRRDGMSRLRSFMYGQFSAMVEPIAAVIGAVAVTYIQALLPYALTFAAGAMIFVVAEEVIPGSQENGNNDLASISLMVGFVVMMILDVALG, encoded by the coding sequence ATGATCGATTTTTTTTCAAACCTTGATCCCATTCTTCAAGCATTGCTTGCTACATGTTTTACGTGGGGAATGACGGCACTTGGAGCAGCACTGGTTTTTACCACTAAAAAAGTGAATCAAAAACTATTGGATGGTATGTTAGGCTTTGCTGCAGGGGTAATGATTGCCGCCAGCTTTTGGTCACTTATCTCACCTGCACTTGAAATGTCTGAAGGAGGGCCACTTCCAAAATGGTTTCCAGCTGCTGTTGGCTTCCTTTTAGGCGGAATGTTTTTAATGGTAATTGATAAAGTTTTACCACACTTACACCCGAATGCCCCAATTGAAGAGGCAGAAGGTATTCATCCAACAAAAAGGCATCGCAGTACGCTTTTGGTACTCGCCATCACGCTCCACAATATTCCAGAAGGCCTTGCCGTTGGAGTTGCATTTGGTGCAGTCGCAGCAGGCTTTGGATCCGCAACACTTGCAGCAGCATTGTCATTGGCAATTGGAATTGGGATCCAAAACTTCCCCGAAGGTGTTGCTGTATCAATGCCTTTAAGACGTGATGGCATGTCACGCCTTAGAAGTTTTATGTATGGACAGTTTTCAGCAATGGTTGAACCGATTGCTGCAGTTATCGGTGCTGTAGCTGTGACGTATATACAAGCCCTATTACCATATGCATTAACCTTTGCGGCAGGAGCAATGATTTTTGTCGTAGCCGAAGAAGTTATCCCAGGCTCGCAGGAAAATGGAAATAATGATCTTGCGTCTATTTCTCTAATGGTTGGTTTTGTGGTAATGATGATTCTTGATGTTGCGCTCGGATAA
- a CDS encoding site-specific integrase, whose protein sequence is MREATVISEQGEQTIQDFIQALTTHEDLNPKTLKEYASDLKHFIGWFETAAHQEVGVIFQIEDVATPTLTRYREAAQKVMELKPATINRRLITLKRFFEWAVSEFRIRRDPS, encoded by the coding sequence ATGAGAGAGGCGACCGTAATTTCGGAACAGGGCGAGCAGACGATTCAGGACTTCATTCAAGCTCTTACCACCCACGAAGATTTGAATCCCAAAACACTGAAAGAGTATGCAAGTGACTTGAAACATTTCATAGGCTGGTTTGAGACAGCCGCCCACCAAGAGGTAGGTGTCATATTTCAAATTGAAGATGTGGCTACTCCAACATTAACACGATACCGGGAAGCTGCACAAAAAGTAATGGAATTGAAACCGGCGACCATTAACCGACGGCTTATAACCTTGAAACGTTTTTTCGAGTGGGCCGTGTCGGAATTCAGGATTCGCCGCGACCCTTCGTAG